The genomic segment CTGCACGGCACCGACCTCTTTCATTATAAGTGTGTTTCCTTCTGAAGCATCGTATGCCAGCCGTCGTCAGCAGAGACCCGAGATGCAATTACCCAGTGGCTTGTCTCAGCATAGCAAATTAGCTATTCCTGTTTACTCAGAAAATGTGAGACGGACTGGACAGCAGCATCATAAAGGCATCATAAAGCCACGCGCCTGCGTGGATGCAAGCTTTGACAAGAATGCACATCTAAAGTGCAGCATGACTTCAATTTTTCACTAAGCGCCTCTGCCCCAGAGCACCAGTTGCCATGagataaacagaagaaatcctGCACACACTAGTTGTGAATATGAGTACTTTTTAAATCACTGGGCATTCGTTGAGCTCAAGGCCTACCTACAAAATAAACTGGTCGCTTTTAAAGAGAGTCACATACAAAGgctgtgttttatttacatTCTGATCAAGCACGTGAAAGCAGGGAAAAGAGCCATGCTCGCTGTCTACAGCAGTGCAGATTTATCCCACCATCTCCTGATTCCTACATATTCAAAATAGTATTAATAGAGGAAATCTTTGCAACAAAGGATTTCTCAGGCAAGCTAACAGTTGGCAAAACAGCAACATCGAAAgggaaagacagacaaaaaCCTAACCCAGCAAATGCTGTTAAAGTGGGTGTGTGCACTAAGGAGACATGTAGCAACAAGGGATGAAGGAAGCTACAGAGCATTCATCCTGCATCCAAAAGTATAAAAGGAGCTGCACCCACTGGCAGCATAACCTGAAAGTTTACATGGAGAGcggctggcagagctgcccatcGTAAATCAATCAGAAAGGAACTGCTCTAAGTACAGTTATTCACTTGGAACTTCCCAATGGTGAAGGCCATTTATCTAAGAACATGACATATGTACacttagaaaggaaaaaaatccccatgGCAAAGATCCAGCatgctatttttcttaatgAGGAGGGGAAGCAAGACAAGAAGTGCAAACCAGTCCTTCCTAAAGAGCAAGGCTGCTCTAAGTATGGCCGACCAAAGCTGTGTTTTGACCTCATCTCCTTCCCCACGTGGCCACTGAAGACTTTCCCAAATGCTTACACTTACGTCCCCCTCCTCATTCCATACTTCCTCACTGCTAGACATTTCCCCCTTTCTTAACTAAATGGTACAGAATGGGTTACATCACTCCAACTATGGAAGATGATGAAAACCAAATATGCCCCAGCTAGAAACTATTTTTTCCAACCCAGGTTTTACTGAGCTGTAAGCTGAACAGTTCTGCCCGCAGCTGTGAGACTCAAGAGGCACCATCTGAAGAAGTACTTACAGATCCTAGAAAGCCTTATTTACAATTTCTCTGCTTGCTGTGCATGCTGAAACTTGCCTTGCCATGGTGTTTGCAGGAGAACATGACCAGTGGCATTCCTAGTCAGTCCAAGCACAGCAagacagcagtgcagctgtgagtGGACAGCTGGTCTCCAATTTGGGCTGATTTTAGTAATGTTTGTAGAATAAGACTCATAAGAGGTACATGAATTTGCAATGCTGAAGTGTTTGCATAAAATATCAGGTACCTGTTGAATTTGGAAGCAAAAGAACCACAAGATTCCCAGTTAAATTCAAAGCCTTGGAGACAGTTTCTTGCAGGGGCCACATTCCAAGGTTTCTGTTGCTGGTTATGCAAAactgcttctcttctcctggctaCAGGAATATGTTTTGGTCCTCTCTGTGTCATAAAGCCAGGCTAATTCCTGTCTTCACTGTGGATGCAGTAGCATGTTATAAATAAGCATGAAAACTGTTCAATATATGGATCGGAGTATGGAAGAGAATAGGAAGATGAGAAATCTCCAGTCTGATTTACAACCCAATAAATGCAGTGATTCATTGCAGCAATTTCCTGTTTGCAGTCAGCCAAACTTTCCCACCTATACAAGCGTTGATCAGTTCTCCAGTGATGCTTCATCCCTCAGATGAGAACACTGATGTTCATAGAAGAACAAACTGCTTCTTGtcaggaaggaaggcaggagcagGTCCTAGCTCCAGCTCGTCCTAGGCTCACACAACCTACAAGGCAAACTGGGTGAGACAGAAGGGAAATACGTATTGAGGCAGAGCAGAATATGTCTTTAGTTAAGAATAATCGTTACTTTTTTGTGGCTGGGTCATTGTTAGAGAGGTAAATAATCCTCCAACCCCTGAAATATCCTTTTACAGATCGCTTCCCTGGGGCAAACTGGTTACAGTCCACTAAGGGACTGGAGCAATGGCCCATTATATGTCCTTAAGCTCCAGACAACACCTACAGAGCCCCAAGGATTTCACATCAAGAGATCTGCTTTGCTCTGTTAGCTGAGACCATGGGCAGCCATGCAAAGAAATGGGTCTGTCAGCCATGCCTCCCCCCCCCCGTGCAGTCGTGTTTTATGATGCAGTAATGCCACCATCTTGGTACCTGACTCCATGCTCACTTTACAAACACCAGATCTAGTTGTGAGCACTGCCTGAATAATTCTGCCAATATTCCTAAGTCTGGagttgcagcagcacagaggaaatgGGACACGAGTGTTGTGCAAGTCTGTAGAGAGCAGCCAGCACCCAATTTAAACGAAAGCTGTTTGTAACGCAGTTCTCATAACTTGGTGCAGAAAGTCTGCTTCCTGATCAGGCACACACAGGGTGATTCTGCTTAGGAGAGGAGTGCTGTGCAGGACACAGCtaagggagctgctgcctcgGATGAAGTCTGCAGCCTTCCAAACAAACTACCTGAGGGAAGTACCTGTTTCAGCTGAAGCGTCACTGCCCTCAAGTAGGTGTGTGAACTGCAAGGGATTTCCCAGGGACACGAGAACAGAGTTTAAACCTTGCACTGAGGTCTCCTGGTGGCCTCAGGAAATGGACTGCCCGCAAGAAGAGGATTTGTCAGGATAGATTCATGTGAGTTCCAGTAGCTGTGCCCATCACACACTTAACATCCCTCCTTGCCAAAAATGAAACAGGCAAATCCTCACAGGCAGAAACACCAAAATCCTGAATGGGGcatattctgtggttctgtgatgcAGCACTTCACTCCCTTCATAGACTCAAAGCTAGCAGAGGGTGGGGGGGTGTTTCCTTAGCTGGATTTTTGTGCTTAGGGGAAGATTATTTTGGCTTCTGTAAGTTCCTCTTTTGCAGATTtggaaaactgctttgttttttgtttccaaCAAAGGAATTGACAAAGCACTGGATCCAGAGCTCATTTGCACTGTCCAATCCATCAGTCCATTCAGAGgtctctttttctccccatgCTATTTGCATTAAATCAAATAGATTTTCATGGTTTCTATCTAAGGAAAAGCTCTTATCTACTTGTGCTCAGACTCTTCTTGGGAAAAGCCATTTCttcatcagctgctgctgcagatcgTTGGGAAAGAGGGTGGGACCTTCATGCTGACGTGCTTTGGGCCGTGCCTGACTATAAAGAGcgaggcagtgctgcagccaagAAACTCTCCCAGGCAGTTTGCAGGGACTGCCTTTATTCTGCAGCCACTACAGTTCGctttgaggaaaagaagagggaTTTGGGCCTAACCACGATGGAGAGTTAAATACAGCTGTCATGTTCTTGATGTGAAACTGgatacttctttcttttgcagctcAGCAGGGTTTTATTCCCACCCTTCCTTTCTCAGCTCTCTTCTACGCACGCAGAGGTAATGCTGCAAACAGTCTGCACGAGCCCTGAGCTACTGGTCAAgcaaaacatcactgaaaatgaaagctgtggCTACAGTCCAGGCCAGGGATCTCCACAGCCTGGGGAAACTGCCAGTCCCAAAAGGCATTTTCAACAAAGCCCATCGCTGCCAGACTCTGGATTAACTGAACTTAATGTTGCAAGCCCTGAGATCCACCCAGCTCCTCCACATAAACCTCCAGCGATGTCTGCTCCCACTGGTAAGATCAAACCTTTAttgacattttctgttttatgctgCTTTCGCAAAGTGAAGAGGTTCATTCACTGACCTGTGACTCCGTTTGTGCCAGCAGCGTTCAGCTTCTGTGGCAGCAGCGTCAAACAAAGGCTCATGGCGTGCTGCTGCTCACACCTTGTTGTTATttggctgtgctctgccatGCTGAAGTCAGAAATTGTTCCCCTTGCTGAAGGGCAGCTCAGTACTCCATTATTTCTGCCTATCTCCAACGTTCTGCTGCTCATTCACAATCTGAATTGCAAGTTTGGTTCTGAATTTAATGGCAATGTAATATAGATATGACCTTTGAGTTGTTAATCTTACAAAATCATGTGAAAGTGTGCTTGGTCAATTGTAGCTGAGCTTTCAAGAATACAACCATGCATGTAATGTAACCCACTATCTAGCATTTTTACTGAGGCAATTGTGTTTTTTCATATCGCTTTTCACAGAGCCCTttgaaacagaatcatagaaccacagcatggctgaggttggaggggagctcaaagcccacccagtgccacccccggccgtgggcagggctgccccccaccagctcaggctgcccagggccccatcccacctggccctgagtgcctgcagggatggggcacccacagctctctgggcagcagtgccagtgcctcaccgccctgaCCAAAGGATTGCTTCCTCACAGCTCACCCACATCTCCGCTCcttcactttaaagccattcctccttgtcctgcagtCACTATCAGACTGTAAAAAGTTGGTCCTTTTCCTCCTTGGAAGCTCCCTTCAAGTGCAGGAAGGAAACACCCTACAAAGACTAAATCATTCTTCTTCAAAACATCAGCCATAGGAATCAGTCCCATTTCTAGAGCAGTCTGAGCAATAACCTACACTTTAGAAGTCCCAGCACTCAGTGACAGGCTGGGCAGGCACaaacagcacagccctcagcaccAAGCATTCAGTACATCCTCAGTGCACGGAGGACAAAGGGGTGTCAGCTTTCACTGCCTGGAACAGGGCACAGAAAcagcatcacacagctgaaACCACCTCTCGTTCAGCTGCACTCcagtcagcactgctgctttgggcaGCTGCACCATGCAtgcctgctgggctgggctgcagcctcaTGCTGACCCCAGCATGTGTCCTTCAGTCTGCTCGTGTCATATGTTAACTAGTGGGAGCCAATGCAACCAAACTGTCATTTCATAATGATGATAGCTGTTACTGACTGTGTGTTATGGGAAGGTTGATCATCTTCAAGGGGAGAGGGGTCAGGGACGTGGTGTTATATAAAAGGTGTTTCAAAAGCAATGCATTTAAGCTCCTAATCTGGGCAAGTCTTTCAAGTTTGGGGATTCAAGTCTAAGATGCAAGAAGAACTAGCAAACAATTACAGAGCAGCTTGTTTTGATGATGGCAAACTTGTTTGGACAATTATATATGTTCTCAAATAactatttcatttcagtacagaaaacCCTTGCTTCCCTTTGCATCACACTGCACTGACgtctcacagaatcactcaggttggaaaagaccttaaagatcatcgagtccaaccacgacctaaccatactaccctaactctaacaaccctccactaaaccatgtctctctATACACCAAGAGCCACTGCAGAAAGACTTTGGACATGGCATCACTATCTCAATTCTAAAACAATTctattccttatttttttttaaccaacgTCAATAAAATAAACTGTGGGAGAGGAAACTGCACCAAAATATTTACTGCAGCACACTGGAGCAGCCCGAGAAGCGATGCGTTGCAGTAATTGTGAGCAGGAAGCGTCTTAATAAAAGGCCAGAGCTAAGGAAGACGTGGGGTGGTGTGGAAATTTCCCACAAGTGATGATGAACACCAGAATCACAGCTCGCAGGGTGACCTCATCCTCCCACTGCCCTCTAACAGCTCAGAGAATTCTGTTCCTTTAAGCATTGTGACTTTTCCAGACTCGGCGCTGGGCTCGGATCCCCCTCCTCGGAGGCGTTACATGGGTGTGAGGGTGAAGATGCCGGTGCgggagctgctgaggaaggTCCGGCTTTCcagggggctgcaggcagctgccagcCAGGTAAGGGCTGTGGGAGGGCAGCcctcagagctggggctgcaagCAGCCATCCGTGATCTGAATACTGCCCTGCAATCCATCCAGAGGTGGCCCAAAGAAACAACTTTGCCCTTTGGCTCTAACAACTCAGGCTTCCAAAAAGGCTGTGCTCCTGTCCttgtgtggctgctgcagaTTGCCTGCTCGTGGAAATTCATTCATGTGCAGTCTCTGCTGTGCAAAGTACACAGTGCAAAATACAACGCTCTTAGCTTAGGTCACACAGTTTGCCATTGTTTCACTTTCTAACATGCGAGCATTTTaaatgtagttttgtttttattattatttttgtctccTCAGGAAGCCTCATCAGTGAGGACGGCAAGCAAAGGATCCTCAGAAAAAACAGGTCGGGAAGCTCCTCTCAGTGACACCACCTCCTTTACACACAGGGACATCAGTGTTGAGTACCAAAGAGCCCCATGCCATCCCTAGGGCCCCTCCAatggcaggagcagggcagccaTGCACCTTCACCGTGGATGTGTTATGTGGGACAGAATAGTTCTGCGTTGGCCTCCCCTGCCCCAAACTCAAgatggcttttttcttcctttcttttcaacagaaaagagaagagttCACCCTTATACAGAGAAGCAGCTTAGACAGGTATGCATAACACCTTCAGCGCCGCGCTGCCAGCCTCCCCAGGCGCATTTCACATATATCACCCAGCCAGAACAGGACACTTCATGTCTGATTTCCCTCCCCCATCTTCCACCCTCCCcacttttgttgctgtttcagAGCAAGCAGAGCATCGGGCAAACGCTAAAAGGCTTAGAGGACCTGGATATCCtggtggaggtgctgcaggaagaCCTGAACAAAAGCCAGCTGAAGAAGGAATCTCTGCGTGCTGCACCCGATGGCTTTTGGCAGGgcttccctgcagagctgcaggcccCTTGGTGGGGAGCTGGAGGAAGCAAGCAGGCAGCTGGCAGCGTGCAGGAAAGGTGTCAAAGCTTCACCAAGCTGCGTTCTCATTGCTGCTTTACAGACTGCAGCTCGGCATTGCAGGAAGAGGTAGAGAGCTCCTTTTGTGATGGTCAGAAAGACATGCATGAGCCTGATTCACCAGGAACGTTCTCAAGgacaagggaaaaagaaagcagctggtgGATGCAGGGCGTGGGTAGCAGCACCCAGAagcactgctgggcacagcctgcacagAGCACATCTCCCTGCTTCGATCCACCAGGAGCCCATCCAGAGCCATTTGTGGAGGCTGACAGCGACTCTTTGGGTTCCAGGGGATGCTCGAGGCAGACCTCGATTGCTTTCACACAGCAGGATCTCTCCGCCATCTCTTTCTTCCAGTTCCAGCTACACAGGGAGGAAAGCTTGCTGAGGAATATTCCGGCAGACAAACTGCTTGCACCTGATGAAAATGGCAACAGGtctccagctttttttcctatagaaaTACATTGATTTCTATTTCCTGGGGCTGTAACTTCAAGTGCTACTTCAGGGCATGCCTGTGGCAAAGGTCTTCCAGCTCCATGGCGTGTTCAGATGTGCTCCAGAACCTCAGTTTTAGACTGAATCAATATTCCATTAGTAAAATTAGAAATACTTCATGTCTGTGGTATTGCTAGACTACAATTGCCATAGGACAAATTCAGTGGGAACAACATTCAAGGCTGAATTGTAAATGTAAGCTCACAAGAAAATGAACTCAAGCAAAGCGAGTCATTGCTACAGAAAAAGATTTGCAAAAGAGATCTTTTCCACGCTGCACTCAAAGGAAAATTACTTTTGGGTTCTGTGCAGTTCAGCTAGGTTGAAAACATTGGGATCAAATTCTCACATGTGAATACAACTAATTACAATTAAGAAATTGAGACAATTTGACTGTATGTAAGTAAATGTCACGAGCTAACAATTGCAGCACACATTTACAAAGTACGTAAGCACTGGGTGACAAGGTCAGAAGAATATACAAAGGCAAGACCACACACCCAGTACACCAACCCTGAGGCACAGTTATCATGCTCTGGgataagagaaggaaaaaacaaagggaaaaataccACCAATGCCTGTGTCAGTATTTTCTCCAGGCAGAAAGAAAGGCTCACCCAAATTAACAAGAATTCCAGTATGAGATTCAGGAGAAACGCACTATTTTGAGCAGCTCCCTGAGACTGGAGTTAGTACTCTGGTACTCGGTCCTACATAGGACTGAATTACGGTTTGGAAATACTTTGTTAGGTGCAGGAAAGAGGTTTCCCTTCTTTGggttttcctctgctttttctgtatactaaaggagaaaaaaaaaaaggaggaaatcaGGTTTGGTTGGTGGCTggaaggaaggagcagcagctcctggataGGAGAGGAATGGGGTAATAGTGAGAAGGGAGGACCAAGAAATCCTGGCAGACAATAAATTCAAACAAAGCTGGAAAATCAGCAACTCCTTTATTAATGCAgactaaataaattaaatgcttAAATATCTCAAGCTTTTGGTGTTTGTGACCCTGTAACATTTCATGCTTTGAAATCTCTGTTCCTTTTGAGTAATTTAACCATTATTTTACCTGTTTAAAACATCTTCTGTTCCAGGCTGCTGCACAAGGCTGTTGCTCAGGGAAGAAGAGCTCTGACTTATGCGCTAGCACGGAGATTTGCGTCCCTGAATAAAATTGACGAGAAGGATGCAGAGAAACGGGTAGGATGCTGACTTGCCAAGAGTCGTTTCCTATGGCACGCAGATGCCTTTCAAACCCTGACAAACGCTAAGCATCACTTTGGGAAGGAGTGGCTGCTATCCTCAagtaaagaggaaaacagaaggaggGAGGCAGTGCTCCGAGCAGAGCAAGTCGTAGCATAGTTGGGCAGGGATCCCAACATCCCGCTCCCCACCTCATTCTCTAACAAGCACTGTGAAATGTAAGACCAGCTTTAAAGCAACAATGAGTTTCTCTTGTTCTTCTCTCCCCAGACAGCTCTACATCTTGCTGCAGAAAAGAACCAGCACCTGATGGTCGGTGACCTTATATCCCTGGGGGCAAACGTCAACGAGCAGGATGGGCGGGGGAAAACCCCCCTCCACCTGTGTGCAGAGAATGGGTACCTGCGGGTCTTAGAGGTGCGCTatcattgctgctgtgcagtgggaTGTGCAGCGATAGAGCAGAAATCAGATGCGTgctctttagtttaaaacagaCAAGGGGTTTATGAAACCTGGAAGTTACCTTCGGTCTGATGGGGTTAAGGTGAGATAGAATAAGGGCAGCTGGGCCCAAATCAGGATTTATCGTCTCAAAACCTTCTTGATTTCAGGTTTTGAAAAACTGCAAAGACGGCGGTGTGTGCGTAGCAGTGAACGTGGCGGACCACTGCGGTAAGAGGAAGCGCTTTGCCGTTTGGATGCTTTGTGTCAGAAGCCTCAAACAACAGATTCTACCTGGGCCTAAGGATGATCGATTTGGCATTGGAGCAGTCTGCCCTCGTGGGGGCTGTCGGGGGGTGGGGTGGTTCCTGCAGATGGACGTGTCTGACTGCTCCGTGGTTTCTGTTCAGGTTTGACaccactgcactgtgctgctcttgctCACACCATCTTAGCCACGGAATCTCAAAAAACCGATGGTGACAGTGACATGGGGAGGTTCCTCAAACTACGCAAGGACCAAATTCTCGAGGGAATTAACTGCTTGTTGCACATGGGAGGAAAAGCGGAGCTGCAGGTGAGAATCAGCAGCAGGCTGTTGACTGCGACCTTACGTTTTCCTGTTTGATTGCAGTCACAGTCTCACTGCATTTGCAGGTTCTACGTTCGTGTCAAACTACTGCTCCCTGTTTAAAAATTGAGGAGAACACCGAGCTGATGTGTTTGCTCCAGACTCATAAACCCAAGGAACTGGACATTCTTCAAGAGGTAACCATACAGCACCTGTTACACAGGCTCTGACCTCGTACCCGAGAACCCAGATTAACACAAGCTCTCGGTGAGCACAGGAgatgctcccagccctgcccaggtTGGAACAGGGCAGAGAATCCCCTCTTTAGGGGAAAGGCTCCAAAGGATCTCTGACTGCAAATGTTGCCCCAGACATTGCCAATGTCTCCTTACTTTCAGCAATTCCTTAAAAGACGAAGAGCTGAATTGTATCCTTTCCTCCAACCCTAAGCACATCCATTCTGCACCAAAAGCACATGGCAGGTCCCAAAATATCCAGATGGTCCCGTGGGTATCCGTGGCTCTTGCTGTGTTTGGTACAGGACACAAGGCACCAGCACTGAGAAGTGAAAGCTTGTGGGCTCCATTTCAAAA from the Lagopus muta isolate bLagMut1 chromosome 22, bLagMut1 primary, whole genome shotgun sequence genome contains:
- the LOC125703635 gene encoding NF-kappa-B inhibitor zeta-like; this translates as MLQTVCTSPELLVKQNITENESCGYSPGQGSPQPGETASPKRHFQQSPSLPDSGLTELNVASPEIHPAPPHKPPAMSAPTDSALGSDPPPRRRYMGVRVKMPVRELLRKVRLSRGLQAAASQEASSVRTASKGSSEKTEKRRVHPYTEKQLRQSKQSIGQTLKGLEDLDILVEVLQEDLNKSQLKKESLRAAPDGFWQGFPAELQAPWWGAGGSKQAAGSVQERCQSFTKLRSHCCFTDCSSALQEEVESSFCDGQKDMHEPDSPGTFSRTREKESSWWMQGVGSSTQKHCWAQPAQSTSPCFDPPGAHPEPFVEADSDSLGSRGCSRQTSIAFTQQDLSAISFFQFQLHREESLLRNIPADKLLAPDENGNRLLHKAVAQGRRALTYALARRFASLNKIDEKDAEKRTALHLAAEKNQHLMVGDLISLGANVNEQDGRGKTPLHLCAENGYLRVLEVLKNCKDGGVCVAVNVADHCGLTPLHCAALAHTILATESQKTDGDSDMGRFLKLRKDQILEGINCLLHMGGKAELQVLRSCQTTAPCLKIEENTELMCLLQTHKPKELDILQESNGLLEAPGAPCPSPADHFSELLPVSPLDFVDIILKGKC